The following proteins come from a genomic window of Nicotiana tomentosiformis chromosome 12, ASM39032v3, whole genome shotgun sequence:
- the LOC138903022 gene encoding uncharacterized protein: MDVPKKERILALRITEGSDLEEDAMAMITKDFKKYLMRGKGSSRSRGYIKPRVPEKQTNEGCYKCGKSDHHIKNCPQWEIEWKKERAERRNRKKEQVHPIKNKGSTKSMVATWGESSDEDSDDEDGDEQALMAIR, translated from the coding sequence atggatgtacccaagaaggaaaggatcctggcactcagaatcactgaaggttctgatctagaggAAGATGcaatggctatgatcacaaaggacttcaagaagtacctaatgagaggaaagggttcttcaagaagtagAGGCTACATCAAACCAAGGGTTCCTGAAAAACAGACCAATgagggctgctacaagtgtggaaagtctgatcaccacatcaaaaactgccctcaatgggaaattgaatggaagaaggaaagagctgaacgaagaaacagaaagaaggaaCAAGTTCATCCCATaaagaacaaaggatcaacaaagtCTATGGTTGctacttggggagaaagctcagatgaggactcagatgatgaagatggagatgaacaagcacttatggcaattCGATAA